In Acidobacteriota bacterium, one genomic interval encodes:
- a CDS encoding 6-carboxytetrahydropterin synthase — protein sequence MYSLNVRDHFMIAHSFTGEAFGPAQKLHGATYVVDATFARPALDADGMVVDIGRAGVVLKEILSDLNYRNLDDEPAFAGRNTTTEFLAREIFERLAAAMRSGALGAGAAGLTSIAVTLHESHVAWGRYEGRP from the coding sequence GTGTACAGCCTCAACGTCCGCGACCATTTCATGATTGCCCACAGCTTCACCGGAGAGGCGTTCGGGCCCGCGCAGAAGCTGCACGGCGCCACCTACGTCGTCGACGCGACGTTCGCGCGGCCGGCGCTCGACGCCGACGGCATGGTGGTCGACATCGGCCGCGCCGGGGTGGTCCTGAAGGAGATCCTGAGCGATCTGAACTACCGCAACCTCGACGACGAGCCGGCCTTCGCCGGCCGCAACACCACGACCGAGTTTCTGGCCCGCGAGATCTTCGAGCGGCTCGCGGCCGCGATGCGGTCGGGAGCGCTCGGCGCGGGCGCCGCCGGCTTGACCTCCATCGCGGTGACGCTGCACGAGTCCCACGTCGCCTGGGGGCGCTACGAGGGGCGCCCGTGA
- a CDS encoding zinc-binding alcohol dehydrogenase, which yields MPTARSFWIRTPGHGEIVSAELPPRQAGEVLIRTRYSGISRGTEALVFRGAVPPSQHAAMRAPFQEGDFPAPVKYGYGSVGIVEEGPDRLRGRMVFCLYPHQDRYCVPAAAVHAVPARVPPPRAVLAANMETAVNVVWDARPGPGDEIVVIGGGVVGLLAATLCRDLPGAQVTVVDPNRSRAAVAAALGLTYRPDPPQGATADLVVHASGHPDGLRAALAAAGREATIVEASWYGTSPVPLPLGEAFHARRLTIRSSQVGHVPPDRAPRWSRGRRLKLALALLADARLDALVSGESGFDELPAVLAALATQPGDALCHRIRYDDPVGTAGSGT from the coding sequence ATGCCGACCGCTCGCTCGTTCTGGATTCGCACGCCGGGCCACGGAGAGATTGTGTCCGCCGAGCTTCCGCCGAGGCAAGCCGGCGAGGTACTGATCCGCACCCGCTACAGCGGCATCAGCCGCGGTACCGAGGCGCTGGTGTTTCGGGGGGCGGTGCCGCCGTCGCAACATGCCGCGATGCGGGCGCCGTTCCAGGAGGGCGACTTCCCGGCGCCGGTCAAGTACGGCTACGGCAGCGTCGGGATCGTGGAGGAGGGGCCCGATCGCTTGCGGGGCCGAATGGTCTTCTGTCTGTATCCGCACCAGGACCGCTACTGCGTTCCCGCCGCTGCGGTCCACGCGGTGCCGGCGCGCGTGCCGCCGCCCCGCGCCGTGCTGGCCGCCAACATGGAGACCGCGGTGAACGTCGTCTGGGACGCGCGGCCGGGGCCCGGCGACGAGATCGTGGTGATCGGGGGCGGCGTCGTCGGGCTGCTCGCCGCGACCCTGTGCCGGGACCTGCCGGGTGCGCAGGTCACGGTCGTAGATCCCAACCGCTCGCGCGCGGCGGTCGCGGCCGCCCTCGGGTTGACCTACCGCCCGGATCCGCCGCAGGGTGCGACGGCGGATCTGGTCGTCCACGCCAGCGGGCACCCGGACGGGTTGCGGGCGGCGCTGGCCGCGGCCGGGCGCGAGGCGACGATCGTCGAGGCGAGCTGGTACGGTACGTCGCCGGTTCCATTGCCGCTGGGCGAGGCGTTCCATGCCCGCCGCCTCACGATCCGCAGCAGTCAGGTGGGGCACGTGCCGCCGGACCGCGCGCCGCGCTGGTCTCGCGGCCGCCGTCTGAAGCTGGCGCTGGCGCTGCTGGCCGACGCGCGCCTCGATGCACTGGTGAGCGGAGAGAGCGGGTTCGACGAGCTGCCGGCGGTGCTGGCCGCGCTGGCCACGCAGCCGGGCGATGCGCTCTGCCATCGCATCCGCTACGACGACCCCGTCGGAACCGCTGGTTCGGGAACTTGA
- a CDS encoding CDP-alcohol phosphatidyltransferase family protein gives MPRSGTRAAPTSRSTQPRRALTDLGLGLLPLAACALTTSRLLSLSPQYFFDVAGIYALLAALIVRFMPRDLPPPGLGAANQITLVRATLVIPTAALVLQPAPFETMALWWIAGVAAVAIALDGLDGLVARRSGQETGFGARFDMELDSFLMLALSALVWRTGRADAWVLLVGAPRYLFVAAGWIWSALTAELPPSFRRKTVCVVQGVALIACLLPVMPVEHAPPVAAGALALLAWSFGIDIIWLIVHAPGRVRPRRA, from the coding sequence ATGCCGCGGAGTGGTACGCGGGCGGCCCCGACGAGTCGCTCTACCCAACCGCGCCGCGCCCTGACGGACCTCGGCCTCGGCCTGCTCCCGCTGGCCGCGTGCGCGCTCACCACCTCGCGGCTGCTCAGCCTCTCTCCACAGTACTTCTTCGACGTGGCGGGGATCTACGCCCTGTTGGCGGCTCTCATCGTGCGCTTCATGCCCCGGGATCTTCCTCCGCCCGGGCTGGGGGCGGCCAACCAGATCACCCTGGTCCGGGCCACGCTGGTGATCCCGACGGCGGCCCTGGTCCTGCAGCCTGCCCCGTTCGAGACGATGGCTCTCTGGTGGATCGCCGGCGTCGCGGCGGTCGCGATCGCGCTCGACGGCCTCGACGGCCTCGTGGCGCGGCGCAGCGGGCAGGAGACCGGGTTCGGGGCGCGCTTCGACATGGAGCTCGATTCCTTCCTGATGCTCGCGCTCTCCGCGCTCGTCTGGCGCACCGGCCGCGCCGACGCCTGGGTCCTGCTGGTCGGCGCGCCCCGCTACCTGTTCGTGGCCGCCGGCTGGATCTGGTCCGCCCTGACCGCCGAGCTGCCGCCCAGCTTCCGCCGCAAGACGGTCTGCGTCGTCCAGGGCGTCGCACTGATCGCCTGCCTCCTGCCCGTCATGCCCGTCGAGCACGCGCCCCCCGTGGCCGCGGGCGCCCTGGCCCTGCTGGCATGGTCCTTCGGCATCGACATCATCTGGCTGATCGTGCACGCGCCGGGCCGCGTCCGGCCCCGGCGCGCGTAG